The nucleotide sequence TGTCATCGTCAGCAAAGTATACGACTCCCCGGGTGCCGGCTGGGGGGGGGTCCTTCTCTCCCCCGACGGCGCCCCCTCCTCTCCGGAGCCAGTCCAGGGCCCTGTTCCGTTGTTCTACACCACGGGGCCGAACCCAGCCTGGCTCACCCTCCCTGAGCCGCTGGGCCTTGGGGGTGAGGACTGCCAGGTGTGTGAAGAGGAGGCCGGAGGCCGCCAGCAGCCCAGAGACCAGTGGGGTGGGGCCTTCAGCATCCTCCACCAGCAGCCAGTGCAGCCGGGGCACCAGGCTCAGCGTCTGGGACAGCCGCACCAGCTCTGCTTTTTGCACCAGCCTGCAGGGGGAGAGATGAAGAGGAGGGCGAGGGGTGGGCACCGTTTACTCACTCCAGCCAGTATACATAGCTTCTCCTGAGCCCCTTCTAGTATCCCCCGTGGTCTTTCCCCAGCCAATATCCACACTCCTTTTCTCGCTTGTCAATTTCACACTGCATTCATTCACCTCCCCTGTTCGTACAGCCCGTGTCTGTCACTCGCCTCAACCCAAGGGCTCTGGCTGTGGGAGACTACACGTTAAGGggcacaggctttggaatcagacagctCTGGGTTTGAATGCCAGTTCTGTTACTTATTAGGTAAGGCACTGGGGGGAAATGGGTCAGATCTCCCCAAACCTGTTTCCTCTGCTATCAAATGGGATGAACAGTACTTTACAACAATGTCATCTTGAAGATTAAATTATAATGACTTTCTAAAATACCCTTAGGACCAGGTCCTCTTCCTCCTGTGCTTGGGTTTCCAGATAGAGGTATTTAGAGGAGTCCTttgcctccttcctctccaggGAATTTTCCAGAGTTTAGACAAGAAACTGGGAAGGTGTGGCCCAGGTTATTCTTCCAGGCTTCTTGATCCTTCAGAACAGCCTGTCCGTCCCAGGGTTGGTGTTGCATGTGTGTAAGGGGACGGGGTTGACAGCTGGCTGTGCCTAGACGGGTCAGCTATCTGATTCCAGGGAGGAGTTAGTAGGCTCTTTAGCGACAGACCCAAAACCATGTTCCCCAGTTGGTTTGTATCAATAATAAAGctatgtttaatttaaaaaaaatttaaaaagtaggagtgcctgggcggctcagtcggttgagcgactgacttcggctcaggtcatgatctcacggtttgtgagttcgagccccgcgttgggctctgcgctcacagctcagagcctggagcctgcttcggattctgtgtctccctctctctctctctgcccttcccccactcatgctctgtctctctctgtctcagaaataaacattaaaaattaaaaaaaaaagaaaggagagcccttagcacagtgcctggtagaGAGTAAACACACTGTAAATCACAGCTGGCGTAACTGGTATGACATAAGGCCAAGGCCTTTTCTATTTCAATTGAGTCAGGGGTGCTCAAGCTTTCTCCCCAAAGGATCCCTGAGAGAGAGTGAACTCGGGCAAGCTCAACGTTTCTTTGAAACTATATGGCTCTATCTCAAACTTTGGCAGGAGCTGTGTATTCTATTTCCCAGTGTACCCCTGTCCATTTCAATGGAAAAACAACCATTTTCTCACACATCTTTGAGGAAAGATGTGGCTCATTTATCCTGTCACTTGGCGTGCCCTAGTTTGAGAAACACCCCCTGGCCCGGTGACTCCCCAgactcctccccaacccccacctcctggCCAGTGCCAGGCCTCCTGGGCGTACCAGAGCCCGTACCTGGCGTAGGTGGGGGTAACAACATAGATAGTAGGCAGGGCCTCAGGTtcagggggctgggcaggggcagggggtgggcgaCGGAGATCAGCCTGCAGCTGGGAAATCCTCAGATCCTTCTGCCGAAGCTGTTCTGCTGCTGCccgcaggggagggaggcagtcaCATGGCTGGCCTGGTCCCAGGAAgcagggatgggggcagagaaCCACACACAGCATGTTGAGCATCCCAGAGGGGCATAACCTTCTCGTTCAACTCCTAGCCAGCGCAGCCATCTCCTGACAACTTCCCCAACAGCCTCTTCTACATCCCTGGTGGTCTCAATCAGCAGCCCTCTCCAACTTCAATACATTCCATCTGTTGCAGCTTTCATTCCGATATCGAGCTGATCATCTGCCTCCATCCCTTCTACCTGCTGGTCCTTAATGTTGCCTTCTGGAGCCATAAAGAAGTCAATCTCCTGAAACAGGGCGGTCTTTTAAATACCTGAGGATCAAGCCTGGTCCCTAAATCTCCGAGTAAGAGGCAACATTCAATCTGTTCCCTTGGCTCTATAACCAAAGACTCATAAAATTCATTGATTCCGTtattggataaatatttattgaatgctccTCGTTAGAAGGCACAGCcttaggtgctggggatacagcagggAGTAaaacagacatggtccctgccttcacGGAGCTTTCAGTTTAGTGGAGGAGGCAGACACTGAGCAAAGAAACACATTAGTAAAATCATTACAAATTGTGATAAGGGCCACGAAGGAAACATTTAAGatagagaataaaagagaatccagaaaaagaagagttaatCTAGctaaggtggtcagggaaggcctctctgaggcggtgacatttgagctgagacctgaaggatgagaaagaggCGGCCAGGAAAGAGCTGGGAGAAAAGCACTGCAGCCAGAAGGAACAGGTTAAGAGCTTGAGACAGCAATGAGCGTGGGCTTTTCGAGAAACTGTCATGCAGCTTGTGTGGCCGGAGCAGAGCGAGCGAGTGGGGAAGGAAATGGGGTTGGAAAGGAGGACGGCAACAGATCATGCGGGGCCTTGCGGACTCTGGGAAGGAGTCTGCATCTCATCCGAGGTGCGGTGGGAAGCCGCGGTGCGTTCTAGAGAGGGGAGTGCGCCCGGCGGCCGCAGAGGGCTGTCGGAGGGCCGAGCCGGCTGAATGGTGTCTGCGCGGGGGCTCATCCCCAGGGCGGGATGCAAGGCGGCTGGCGCCCTCGGACGGGCCCGccgcacccccgccccgccccgctcaCCGAGCTGCACCAGCGCGTAGAGGAGGCCGGCGATCGACACCAGGAAGTAGGCGAGAAACACGTTCTTCAGCTTCAGCTTCATGGCCGTGCCGCCGCCGGCGCCCGGGCAGGCGGGGTCCCGGGGACACGAGgggtccccgccccccacccgccaGCCTGCAGACCCCGCCCCTGCAGCGGCCCCGCCCCGCGTCCCGCCTTCCTCACGCTCCTCTCCACCGGCTCCCGGGAGCTGGGGCCGACAGCGCCCGCCCGAGCCCACTTCCGGTCAGTCTGCACACCGCCCCCCGGGTTAATTTCCGGTCCCACAGCCTAGTTCTGGGAACCACGGGAGTGGGTGACGTCATATCCGGCGTGTCGCGCTCGCGTGGCGGGCAGTCAGAAGCCTGGTGGGAGCGACGTTGAAACCTTCCCCTTGAACGCCAGTCCCTGTGTctagattttcttattttcattcattcatttatcagtcaCAGCACCCAGTAACAGTTCAACAAACACTCGTCACACGAATGAATGAAATCTGGAACTTCTCACGTGCCAGGCCTGGGCTCTGGGTGTCTGTCATGCATTCCTCACTAGAATCCTGACATAGGTggtattgtccccattttacagacaagtaACCAAAGTTGACAAAAACTGCGAAATCGCCATGATGCAGTTTGCTGCCCCTTCTAGATCTGTACTGTTTCCTCTGACCATTTCTTAAACAGGTGACAATAGGGGGCAGGGTAGGGGGGAGTAGGGAGTGGGATGCAAGGCAGTGGGCCACCTcccaaaaaactggaaatagttcttgatggttaagcgtccaactttggctcaagtcgtgatctcacagttggtggtttgagccctgccatgggctctgggctgacagtgtggcctgcttgggattctctccctctctctgcccctgtcccacttacgctctctctcaaaataaataaaaatatgtgtatttcttGAGCTGAGCATTCCAAGGACACATACCCTAACTATTGATAGGCACAAGCCTTCCTGAGGAGTCATTTtccctgaaaaaaacaaacaaacaaaaaaaacccctctagtttcttataaaataatcTGAGACTGGTCGTCAGTCTACAAAACGGAGAGAACTATTTCCCATCACTGAAACAATGGGGAATTCCTGAGAGCATCAGACTAAATAGCTGTTTCTATTCAAGAGGGACCCCATCAGCTCTGGtcaccactattttttttttattattattatttattatttatttttgagagagtgcaagcaagggaggggcagagagagaggaagatctCAAAGAGGCTCTGTAGTGCCAGagctgagcccgacgcggggctcgaattcacaaaccagataatgacctgagccaaaatcaagtcggaccctcaaccgagcCGCCCAGacgccattaaaaaaatatttttaatgtttattttgagtgaaagagtgcgagtgggggaggggcagagacagggagacagaatctgaagcgggctccagtctgagctgtcagcacaagagcctgacacggggctcaaacccatgaaccgcaagatcacgacctgagaggaagtcagatgcttaaccgaagaagccacccaggcgcccctctggtcaCCACTATTAACTAGGCCTACTAAAATCTGATGACCTTGCCGGACTCCTCTGTGAAAATACTGGCCTCTGGCAAGTTGAAGACCACTTGCACTTGCTCATTTGGCTGAACTGATGAGGCTTATGCTGAAGCTAGATGAAAATCTCAGCCCCTCAGGCTTCTTCTAAGGGTCTGTGGCTCAGGCCAGAACTAGAATCCAGACACCAACAGTTATTTATGGTTTATCTCTttattgtttctccttttatCAAAACCTGTCACAGCTGGGGGCcaagaggaagtaaaaaaaattgcCACAAATATTCCCCCTTGTCCCCAGTTAGTCCtgtcccaccccccgcccagcgCTTCGGGCCAACCCTGGGCACACATGatcatctccccccaccctcagcctTCTCGGAACAATAAATACAGGTGACCGTGATTCAATGAAACCACAACTGATTTCTCCATCTTGAATGCCCCTCAAGGGGACAAAAAGGGGGCCAAAGAAGTTTACTGCCCATCCCCTCTTAAAGAAGAGTGGACACTTCTTTCCCCTAAGGGACAGGGGAGACAGAACTGCCCCTGTCAGAACTGCAGCAGCTCTAGAAGCAATCAGGGAGAGGAAAGGTTGGGGTGACAGGGAAGAGGATGTTCTCCAGCAACCTCACTCCTTTGATCCATTCATCCCTTATCAGGTAAGGGGTGGTCCCAGTGTATCAGTGGGGCATAAAAAGGGGAGCGCTGACAGAGAAGaatcaggaggaaaaaataaaaggagggagagcagtttggtggggagaggaagggaaggagaaaaggagccCTAAAGCTCACTGCCCTCATCTTCTTCCAAGAAACGGCATCAACACACAAGAGGTATGAATGAAGAGGGTCTGGAGGGGATTCAGGGcccccaaaagaaaggaagaaaagagaaagcaagggcCTCGTGGTCCCCAGGTCTTCACAGGTGAATGTGCTCCAGTTAGAGCAACAGAGTGCTGGGGGAATGGAGGGAGACGGTGTCAGTGGGGTGGGAGAGGTCGGGAGATCACAAGAGGAAGTTAGAGCCCGGGGACAGCTTCTCATCCTGCCCAGATGTTGGCAGAATCTGGGTCTTCAGATAAGAAAGGTGAAGTGTGGGGAGGGTCACACtccaaggcagaaggaagaggaactCTTATCACCGCcgcacccctcccaccccccggcATCCCTTGGGTTATCGCAGGTGAATACTCCAGTCAGATGCCACGCTGATGCCAGGCTTGCGCAGGATCAACACAGAGGTCTCAGGGTCATGCTGGAAGGACAGGCGGCTTTCGGGAGATCctggtggaaaaaaaagaaagttccacACTTATAGCAACAGGTTATGGCACAGCAACTACTTTCCTATGGGCAAGGTGTCCCTGGCCCCGCCCCTACatcccctctgtccccaccccagggGCCAGCCTTGCTCTTCACCTTTTGTCTGGAGTACCACGGCTGCTGGCTTTCCGGCCCCTATTATCACCACCCGCTCAATCCAGATGG is from Neofelis nebulosa isolate mNeoNeb1 chromosome 10, mNeoNeb1.pri, whole genome shotgun sequence and encodes:
- the B3GAT3 gene encoding galactosylgalactosylxylosylprotein 3-beta-glucuronosyltransferase 3; translated protein: MKLKLKNVFLAYFLVSIAGLLYALVQLGQPCDCLPPLRAAAEQLRQKDLRISQLQADLRRPPPAPAQPPEPEALPTIYVVTPTYARLVQKAELVRLSQTLSLVPRLHWLLVEDAEGPTPLVSGLLAASGLLFTHLAVLTPKAQRLREGEPGWVRPRGVEQRNRALDWLRRGGGAVGGEKDPPPAGTRGVVYFADDDNTYSRELFEEMRWTRGVSVWPVGLVGGLRFEGPRVQDGRVVGFHTAWEPNRPFPVDMAGFAVALPLLLAKPNAQFDATAPRGHLESSLLSHLVDPKDLEPRAANCTRVLVWHTRTEKPKMKQEEQLQRQGRGSDPAVEV